Within the Halobaculum limi genome, the region GTTGCGTGCCCACTTAACCTCCAGGTCCCACTCGTCGGCCCAGTGCCGGACGAACTCCATCAGTTCGTCGAAGTGCTGGTAGTGGTCGATGAACACCGTGGTCGGCAGTTCCAGATCGTCGTACTTCTCAACGACCTCTTTCACGAAGTACAGCGTGAGCGTCGAGTCCTTCCCGCCGGTCCACATCACTGCGGGGTTGTCGTACTCGCGCAGGCCCGTCTCGACGACCTCCAGCGCCTTCTCCAGTTTGTGCTCGATGCTGGGGTAGTCCTCGGGCGTCTCGCCTTCGCCGTCGGTGTAGTCGACGTCCAGATAGTCCGGGAACTCCGTCTGTGACTCTGCCATACGTGGTAATGAAATATAATTAGACCACAAAAGGTCTTTTGGCACGACCGTCCGGTCGGGATGCGACGCGGTCGCGATGGACACCCGAGACGACGGGACCGTCGTCACTCGGGAATTAGCTGATGAACTTGTTGTCGCGCCACTCGACGCCGCCCTTCTCGGAGTCGCGATTCGGCGTCTCGACGACTTCGACGCTGGCGGGACGCTCCTCTCCTTCGACGATGCGATGGGCGACGAGTTGCTCGTCGACCTCGGTGATCGCAGTGAGGGTACCCTTCTCGGAGCGAAGCGCGATCTCACGAAGCACGAGGAACATCGGGAACTGCAGCGCCGTGTTCTGCAACACCGTCTCGCGGTCGCCCTTGAAGCAGGCGAACTCCACGAGTTCCGAGGGAATCTCTTCTTCTTCTTCTTGCATCCAGCCACCGCCCGTTCGGGGCGGTTCCTCCTCGTACACGCGCGTCTCGGAGACGCTCGCCTTCAGTTGGGCGGTCGGCGTGTACTTGCCGATGGATTCGTCGTTCGAGACGGCTTTCAGGATGAGTGTGTTGTTCCGGCGGGTGATGTCGACGTTTTCGATCTCCTCGGGCAGTTCTGGATCGTTCGCGAAGTACGCTTCGAGGTCTTCGAGTGGCAGTTCGAGAGTCGAGTGGAGTCTGTATACGCGGCCTGACATGTGTTGGGTGGTCGGGGGTCAACGGGCGCGACGCGTGTGCCGCCGCGGTCACGGCGGTGGTCCTGGTTGGCCCTACTCGCCGGTATCTACGTACCCGACACCTAAAACACCTGTCCCCGACGGCCGACTCGCAGATTCACCCGACGCCACATCCCCAAATCAACCGACAGCGGCGCTGTTATGCTTCTCCAGCGAGGGTCTCCGCGAGTTCACCGCGCTCGTCGAGTTCCGCGAGGATGTCGCTGCCGCCGACGAACTCGCCGTCGACGAACGTCTGCGGGATGGTCTCCCACCCGCTCTCGGCCTCCAGCGCCTCGCGGAACTCCGGCAGCGCCGGAAGCACGTCGACCGTTTCGAACTCTTCGACGTGTTGGCCGATGAGTCCGAGCGCGCGCTTGGAGTAGCCACACTGCGGCATCAGGCGGTTCCCCTTCATGAACAGGACGACGTCGTTGTTCGCGAGCGCCTCCTGGACGCGCTCCCTGGCCTCCTCTGCCGTCAGTTCGCTCTGTGGCTGAAACGTCATACCACAAGGTAGGCGACTCCCGGACAAAGGCGTTGCGTCGGGTCGTCTTCCGCGACCGTGATTACCCGGAGTACGCGTACCAACAGAGGACGACGGTGACGGGGAGCGTCGTAACCGCGAGGACGCCGACGACTGGGCGGACGTCCGGCGGCGCGAGGACGTACACCACACCAGCGAGTGCGAGCGTCCCGACACCCATCGCCGCGGCGGTCACCCGCACCGCACGCGGGAGTCCATCCTCGGCGTCCTCGTCTGTCGCTCGTTCGCCCGCGCGCAACAACGGCTTCGCGGCGTCGAACGCCGCGGCAGAGAACGTCGGCAGGCGCGAGGCGGTGGGCACGCCGCCGTGATAGCGCACGAACACGACGACCCGGTCGCCGAACTCGATCGGATGGATCGATCGGATCGAGTCGAGTGGGAGGTCGTCGCCGTCGTACTCGATGGCCCCCGCGTCGGGGTCGACCTCGCCTTCGCCGACGAGGACGCCCGCGACGAGCAACAGGCCGATACCGACCGCGAACAACACGCCGCTGAGCCACACCTCGCCCGTGAGGACGTTCACGACGACGTGGGCCGTCCCACCACCGAGGAGTGCCAACGCGAGTCCGCGCCGCCCGTAGCCGTGTCCGAGGTCACCGTGGTCTGCGATTCGCATCGCGGCGACCTCCGCGCGGTTCAACGCGAGGCCGGCGACGACGGCCACGAGGAGCATCGCCAACAGCAGCAACTCACCGGAGACGGCGGCCACGACCGCGATCGCGACGACCGCCAGCAACGGGCCGACGAGGATGCCGGCGAGCAGACCGACCGCACACAGAACGAGCGCTCCCGAGACGGGGTCGGCGTCGGTAGAAAAGTCCCACGTGACGGCTGCCGCGGCGCCGTCGGTGCGGTCGCTCGACTCGGTCGACTCCGTCTCGGCAGGAGGCGAGTCTGCGGGCGTGGAGGGCACCGCCCGGTCAGTTGCGCCCGACGCCGACGACGTTGATGAGCGAGTAGACGGGGACGCCCGCGACGTCGTCGAGTCCCTGTTTGTCGACGATGACGACACAGGCCTTGGGGTCGCCGCCCTCAGCTTTGACCGCCTCGACCGTCTCCCTCAGCGTCGTCCCCGAGGTGACGGTGTCGTCGACGACGTAACACTCGCGGTTGCGGATGGTCGCGAAGTTACGCGAGAACCCGCCGCCGACGTCGTCGATATCGCCCTCGTTCCACTGGTGTTTCGCGGGGGCGTACGCCGCCATGTCCGTGTCGAGTTCGCGTGCGATGGTCGTCGCAAGCGGCGTCCCCGCCTTCTCGATACCGACGGTCAAGTCGACCTCCTCGCCCTCTTTCGCGAGCAGATCCGCCATCGCTCGCCCGATGTGGGTCAGGCGAGTGGAGTCGCGACCGATGGCCGACCAGTCGACGTGGATGTCCTTCGGACCTGACGGAGCCGAGTCGTCGCTGTCGGCCGACTCGGCGGCTTCTGCCCCCGAGCGGTCGACCAGCCACGACGCCGTCTCCCGGGAGACGTTCAGTTCGTCTGCGATCTCTCCTTTCGAGAGGCCGCGTTGGGCCAACTCCGCCGCCTCGTCGATGAGGTCGTCGACGTTCTTCATCGTGTGCCGAATTCCACCGCCGTCTTGATAGTGGTGTCGTCGTCGACGAACGCTTGCTCGTAGTCGTCGAGTCCGTACACTCCCGTCACGAGGTCGTCGGTGAACCACTCTGGCAGCGCCGCAACTGACTCCACCGCACGCTCGAAGTGGCGGACGTTGGAGTTGACCGACCCCACGAGCGCCTTGTTGTGGAGGACGAACTCGCGGTGGAGTGCGCCGCCGTCCATCTCGAACGTCCAGTCGTTGGGGACGCCCAACAACGCGCCGACGCCGTTGGGCGCGAGTGCGTGAATCGTCTGGAAGGCGTGTTTGGCGTAGCCGGTCGCCTCGAACACGAAGTCCATTCCCTCGTACGCCTCCGCCACCTCGTCGACGGGCGTCTGCCGGGAGTCGACGTACGTCACGCCCAACTCGTCGAGGATGTCCAGCGTCGGGTCTGGTCGGTCGCGCCGCCCCAGACAGTACGTGCGGTCGAACGACTCGTCGAGCATCGCGAGCGTCAGCAGACCGAGGCTCCCGTTGCCGAGGACGAACAGCGACTCCGGCGACCACTCGAACGCCGAGCGACTCGCGCGAGCGTGTTCGACCGCCTTCTCGGTGATCGACGCGGGTTCGACGAGAAAGCCCAGATCGGCCAGTTCCGGCGGGCAGTGGACGAGATGTTCGGCCGGACTGGTGAAGTACTCGGCCATAAAGCCGTGTTCGCCGTCGATCCCACGTTCGTGGTAGTAGCCCTCCGGGGCCATGTCCGGTTCACCACGCGCGAAGTACTCGTTGGAGCCGTTGGGTCGGCGTCGGACCGTGGGGACGACGACGTCGCCCGCCTCCAGGCCCGTCCCGTTGGGGTCCTCGACGACGCCGACGGCCTCGTGCCCGAGGACGATGTGGTCCTCACCTTCCGGATAGCCGCCGTGGTTTCCGGAGATGACCTCGTAGTCGGTGCCGTCGACACCGACCCGAAGCGTCCTGACGAGTGCCTCGCCGTCTGCCGGTTCCGGCGTCGGCTTCTCGATCAGGGCGGGAGACTCCTCCCCGCGACGAACAGCGATGGCTTTCATGCACACGGCTACCACGCGCGCCGCTAAAAGCGTTATTCTATCGCGAGTAAATAATTGGCGACAATAGCACTCTGTATCCTTCGTTGTTGCCGCCCGCCGCCTCGTCACTCGACTCGTCGATACATCCCCGTCGACGCTGGGCGAGTCTCCTCGTAGCCGAATCGCTCGTAGAAGCCGTCGACGTCCGCCAGGAGGTTCACGTACGCGCCCGGAGGAGCGTCGTCGTCGACGAACGCGTCGACCGCACGCAGCAGCGCCGTCCCGAGGCCACGGCGCTGGTGGTCCGGGTGGACCGCCATATCGCAGACGTGGTACACCGACCTGCCGTCGCCGACGACCCGCGCCATCCCGACCACCTCCCCGTCGGTGACGCTCGCGTCTGCTGCGTCGACTGCGTCCGGGTCAGCGTCGGTGTCGACCATCCGAACTGCGTACAGGCTGTTCGGAAGGCCGCGCTCGACGCCGTCGCGCGGTCGTTCGCTCATTCCCGCGGCCGCACGCAGACGCTGGAACTCCGCGGGCGTCGGCGGCCCCTCTCGACGGTTGTAGCGGTCGCTGTCGTACACACTCGTCGTCGGCAGCGGCGAGTGAAAAAGCCGAACGTCGGCGAACGAAGCGCCGTGTTACTCCTCGGTGGTCTCGTCGTCCCCTTCGGCGTCGGGCTCTGCGAGGTAGCCGAACTCGTCGAGGTAGCCCTCAATGGAGGCGGTGTCGTGATCGACGTACTGCTCGTCGTCGGCGTCGATGGTGGAGAGGCCGACGCCCTCGGGGTCGAGTCCTTCGTCGTCGCCCGACTCCGCGAGCGCGGCGAGTGCGAGGTCGATACCTTCCTCCAGCGTGAGGTCCTCGCTGTACCCTTCTTCGAGGCGTTCGCGCACGTCCGCGCGGTTCGCGCCGATGGACAGCGCCTTCCACTCGTAGGGCGTCCCCGAGGGGTCCGTCTCGAACAGGCGCGGTTCGCCGTTCTCGATGCCGCCGACGATGAGGGCGACGCCGAACGGGCGTGCGCCACCGACCTGCGTGTACTGCTGGATGTGGTCGGTGACGGCCTTCGTCAGCGTCTCGATGCCCATCTCTTCGCCGTAGCGGAGGCGGTTCACCTGCGCCTGCCGGCGGGCGAAGTCGATGAGTTGGCGAGCGTCGGCGACGTGGCCGGCGCTGGCGATGCCGACGTGGTCGTCGATCTTGTGGAGTTTCTCGACCGACGCTGGCTCCATCAGTTTCGACCGGGAGCGCTTGTCGGCCGCGAGGACGACGCCCTCTGCGGTGCGCACCCCGACGCTCGCCGTGCCTCGTTTGACCGCCTCGCGCGCGTACTCGACCTGGTAGAGACGTCCGTCCGGCGAGAAGATCGTGATCCCGCGGTCGTACGCCTGTTGTTGGGCTTGTCCCTGCATCGTGTATCAGTTGTCGTCCGAATCCGAGTCCGCCGCCGGGTCGGACGGCCCGGCCGTGGAGGTGTCCAAATCCGTCGCGCCGACGAACTCCGAGTCGACCGACACGTCGACCGCCCCGTCGCGTCGGCGGTAGCCCGTGCCCGTCACCTCGGAGTGTGTCAGTTCGACGGTGCTCTCCTCGGAAAATCCGCTCGCGTCGCCTAAATAGCTTTCCTCACCGGCCCGGATCGTGCCCGAGACGCCCCGAACGCGGACACCGACCTGCTGTCCGTCGACAGTGTCGAGGCAGGCGAGTGCCGCCCGCGCCCGGTCGACCTCGCCGTGGCGTGCGCGGATCATCGTCTCACCTTCCCCGTTGGCGAACCGAAAGCGGACGACCGTGAGGTCGGCGTCGGCGCTCCCGGGGTCGCCCAGCAGGTTCTGTGCGGCGTACCACACCGCTCGCTGGAACGATCCCCGCGAGAGGGAGGCGTCGGGCCACGACTCGATGCCGACCGCGAGATACCGCCACCGCGGGCGGAGATGTTTCGGGAGGTGTTTCACCTTACGTCTCCCGACCGCTCGCGACGACGCGCTCTGCGGTGATGACGCCGACCTGGTCGTGGACGCGGTCGACGTTCGTCACGGCGTAGCCGGCGTCGGTGAAGTACTCGACGAGCGTGCCGACCGTCGCGGGGTCGTCGACCTCGGGGCTGTAGAACGGTTCGCTCGGGTCGGGGTCGTCGAAGAACATCACGTCGCCGAGGACGATGCGGCGCGGGCCGACGGAGTCGCTTCGGTTCGGCGTCGTCCCGCCGTCGAGGGCGGCCCACGTCTCGATGGCCTCGCGCTTCTCCTCGTCTGCGAGGTGGTGCAGCGCGAAGTTCGACGTGACGATCTGTGCCTCGCCGTCGTACTCGGGGGCACGGAACTCGCCGTAGCCGAACTCGACGTTCTCGATCCCGCGCTCCGCTGCCTTTCGCTCGGCCTGTTCGAGCATCCCGTCGCTCACGTCGCGGCCGACGACGCGGCCGGCGTCTTCGGCGAGTGCGAGCGCGATAGCGCCGGTGCCCGTGCCTAAATCCAAGACCGTGTCCGTCTGGTGCGGCGCGGCACGCTGGATGACGAGGCCGGCACACGCCTCGTACTCCACGGAGTTCTGGTCGTCGTCGTAGTCCGCGGCCGCCTCGGAGAACCGGGCCGCGTGTTCATCGATCGTCTTCTTCACAGCGCTGTACTCGGACCCCGGGGCTGATGAACCCGGTGGACAGTCGCTCACGATTGCGGGCGGCGAGTCGTCCCCACTCCGCAAGCCCCGCTTCGATCCACGACTCGTCGAACCCGAGTTCGGACCCGAGCGCGATCAGTTCCCGAGGTGCGCGGAGGTGGAGGTGCGACGTGGGGCGGGCGCTCACGACGTACGGCGCGTCGTAGTAGTCGACGATCTCACGGAGTTTCCGCAACGCTCGCAGCGCCCGCACGCGCCCGCCGCCCGACTGTCGCAACGCCGGCCCGAGGTCGAACTCGACGCGCGTGCCGTGGGTCTTCGCCGCCTTCGCGAGGACGTGGTTGAAGTCGCCGTCGCCCGACAGCGGCGCAGCGAGGACGTCGACGCGGTCCTGTTCGACGGCGAAGCGGTTGAGCGCGTTCGTCCCGCCACGCACGAGGACGAGAGGGTAGTCGGGTCTGAAGTTGCCCACCGACCCGCTAGCCGAGTCGGGCGCGTCGGCGGCGACTTCGACCGCCGGGACGACGTCGACGCCGTAGCGGTCGCGAAGCGCGTCCGGATCGAACTCGGCGGTCCGCGTTCGGACGACGAGGCCACCGTAACCGTAGCGACGCGCCGCCTGCGCGAGTCGACTCACCGTCGAGTCACCGTCCGGATACGCGATGACGGCCTCGTACGGTGGGTTCGAGTCGCTCGCGTCGCGTCCTGCCGCATCGCCGTTCGCCTCGCTCACGAGTCGTCCCCGGCGTCGACGCCGTACGGGTCGTCCGCGGCCGCCGCCACCCGCACCGCCGCGACGTTCTCGGCGGCGTCGTGGACGCGAACGATGTCTGCGCCGTTCGCGGCCGCGAGCGCAGTCGCGGCGACGGTCCCGTGCGGCGCGTCGCCCGCCTCCTCGCCCGTCAGCGCGAACATCGACTTGTGGGAGTGGCCGAACATAACCGGACAGCCGAGGGCGTCGAACTCGCCGAGTCGCCCGAGCAACTCGAAGTTCTCGCGTGGGGACTTCCCGAAGCCGATGCCGGGGTCGACGATGACGTTCTCGCGTGGGATGCCCGCCTTCTCCGCGAGCAACAGGCGTTCGCCCAACTCCGCGACGACGTCTTCGACCACGTCGTCGTACTCCACCTCCTTGTCGGGGACCACCGGCGCGTCGATGCTGTGCATCACGATGACTGGCACGTCACGCTCGGCGGCGAGAAAGCGCATCTCCGGTTCGGCGAGGCCGGTCACGTCGTTCAGGATGTCCGCGCCGGCGTCGAGTGCCGCCTTCGCGACTTTCGCCTTCCGGGTGTCGACCGAGACCAGCGCATCTACCTCCGCGACCGCCTCGATGACCGGGACGATCCGATCGATTTCCTCGTCTGCGGGCACCTCCTCGGCACCCGGCCTCGTGGACTCGCCGCCCACATCGAGGATGTCGACGCCCGCCTTGACGAGCGCTTCTGCCTGCTCGCGGGCGTCGTCGACGTCGAAGAACTCGCCGCCGTCGTGGAACGAGTCGGGCGTGACGTTGAGCACGCCCATCACGGCCGTCCCGTCGCTCCACGGGTACGAGGAACGCGCGGCCGTCGATGCCGCC harbors:
- a CDS encoding class I SAM-dependent methyltransferase; the protein is MKKTIDEHAARFSEAAADYDDDQNSVEYEACAGLVIQRAAPHQTDTVLDLGTGTGAIALALAEDAGRVVGRDVSDGMLEQAERKAAERGIENVEFGYGEFRAPEYDGEAQIVTSNFALHHLADEEKREAIETWAALDGGTTPNRSDSVGPRRIVLGDVMFFDDPDPSEPFYSPEVDDPATVGTLVEYFTDAGYAVTNVDRVHDQVGVITAERVVASGRET
- the gfcR gene encoding transcriptional regulator GfcR, producing MKNVDDLIDEAAELAQRGLSKGEIADELNVSRETASWLVDRSGAEAAESADSDDSAPSGPKDIHVDWSAIGRDSTRLTHIGRAMADLLAKEGEEVDLTVGIEKAGTPLATTIARELDTDMAAYAPAKHQWNEGDIDDVGGGFSRNFATIRNRECYVVDDTVTSGTTLRETVEAVKAEGGDPKACVVIVDKQGLDDVAGVPVYSLINVVGVGRN
- a CDS encoding glucose 1-dehydrogenase, which produces MKAIAVRRGEESPALIEKPTPEPADGEALVRTLRVGVDGTDYEVISGNHGGYPEGEDHIVLGHEAVGVVEDPNGTGLEAGDVVVPTVRRRPNGSNEYFARGEPDMAPEGYYHERGIDGEHGFMAEYFTSPAEHLVHCPPELADLGFLVEPASITEKAVEHARASRSAFEWSPESLFVLGNGSLGLLTLAMLDESFDRTYCLGRRDRPDPTLDILDELGVTYVDSRQTPVDEVAEAYEGMDFVFEATGYAKHAFQTIHALAPNGVGALLGVPNDWTFEMDGGALHREFVLHNKALVGSVNSNVRHFERAVESVAALPEWFTDDLVTGVYGLDDYEQAFVDDDTTIKTAVEFGTR
- the psmA gene encoding archaeal proteasome endopeptidase complex subunit alpha, whose protein sequence is MQGQAQQQAYDRGITIFSPDGRLYQVEYAREAVKRGTASVGVRTAEGVVLAADKRSRSKLMEPASVEKLHKIDDHVGIASAGHVADARQLIDFARRQAQVNRLRYGEEMGIETLTKAVTDHIQQYTQVGGARPFGVALIVGGIENGEPRLFETDPSGTPYEWKALSIGANRADVRERLEEGYSEDLTLEEGIDLALAALAESGDDEGLDPEGVGLSTIDADDEQYVDHDTASIEGYLDEFGYLAEPDAEGDDETTEE
- a CDS encoding DUF7110 family protein, producing MSGRVYRLHSTLELPLEDLEAYFANDPELPEEIENVDITRRNNTLILKAVSNDESIGKYTPTAQLKASVSETRVYEEEPPRTGGGWMQEEEEEIPSELVEFACFKGDRETVLQNTALQFPMFLVLREIALRSEKGTLTAITEVDEQLVAHRIVEGEERPASVEVVETPNRDSEKGGVEWRDNKFIS
- a CDS encoding GNAT family N-acetyltransferase → MYDSDRYNRREGPPTPAEFQRLRAAAGMSERPRDGVERGLPNSLYAVRMVDTDADPDAVDAADASVTDGEVVGMARVVGDGRSVYHVCDMAVHPDHQRRGLGTALLRAVDAFVDDDAPPGAYVNLLADVDGFYERFGYEETRPASTGMYRRVE
- a CDS encoding RNase P subunit p30 family protein encodes the protein MSEANGDAAGRDASDSNPPYEAVIAYPDGDSTVSRLAQAARRYGYGGLVVRTRTAEFDPDALRDRYGVDVVPAVEVAADAPDSASGSVGNFRPDYPLVLVRGGTNALNRFAVEQDRVDVLAAPLSGDGDFNHVLAKAAKTHGTRVEFDLGPALRQSGGGRVRALRALRKLREIVDYYDAPYVVSARPTSHLHLRAPRELIALGSELGFDESWIEAGLAEWGRLAARNRERLSTGFISPGVRVQRCEEDDR
- a CDS encoding glutaredoxin family protein, producing the protein MTFQPQSELTAEEARERVQEALANNDVVLFMKGNRLMPQCGYSKRALGLIGQHVEEFETVDVLPALPEFREALEAESGWETIPQTFVDGEFVGGSDILAELDERGELAETLAGEA
- a CDS encoding Rpp14/Pop5 family protein, which gives rise to MKHLPKHLRPRWRYLAVGIESWPDASLSRGSFQRAVWYAAQNLLGDPGSADADLTVVRFRFANGEGETMIRARHGEVDRARAALACLDTVDGQQVGVRVRGVSGTIRAGEESYLGDASGFSEESTVELTHSEVTGTGYRRRDGAVDVSVDSEFVGATDLDTSTAGPSDPAADSDSDDN